Proteins found in one Cetobacterium somerae genomic segment:
- a CDS encoding ABC transporter permease, whose protein sequence is MIYLKKIFSAITTIFIVSLIIFLLFEFLPGDPVLIRLGIESDPILEARLREELGLNAPLYIRFFKWCFQLLKGDLGHSFSYSSYTVVELIKSRFLTTFIITVSTLIVVLITSIPLGTILAKNHKLKTFKFLKVFSQIGFSIPAFWTAIVLMYIFSLKLKLLPTLGSINWDRYPIKSMKSLILPILTLSISKVPLVSHYLCNSMIEESSKDYVRVAKSKGLNQNEIYKNHIFRNSLISVVTVIGMITIYLITGTIVIENVFALPGLGTLLMEGINRKDYPLVQGIVLYISFSVILINFIIDIIYSIIDPRIRKGGEKR, encoded by the coding sequence TTGATATATTTAAAAAAAATTTTTTCAGCTATTACTACTATTTTTATAGTATCTTTAATTATTTTTTTACTTTTTGAATTTTTACCTGGTGACCCTGTTTTAATTAGATTAGGAATTGAAAGTGATCCTATATTAGAAGCTCGTTTAAGAGAGGAGCTCGGTCTAAACGCTCCTCTTTATATAAGATTTTTTAAATGGTGTTTCCAACTCCTAAAAGGAGACTTAGGACATTCTTTTTCTTACTCTAGTTATACGGTTGTTGAATTAATAAAATCAAGATTTTTAACTACTTTTATAATTACAGTTTCTACTTTAATAGTTGTATTAATCACATCTATACCTTTAGGAACTATTTTAGCTAAAAATCATAAGCTTAAAACTTTTAAATTTTTAAAAGTTTTTTCTCAAATTGGTTTTTCAATACCCGCCTTTTGGACTGCTATAGTTTTAATGTATATTTTTTCATTAAAACTAAAACTTTTACCGACGTTAGGAAGTATTAATTGGGATAGATATCCTATTAAATCTATGAAATCACTTATTCTTCCAATACTTACTCTTAGTATAAGTAAAGTTCCTTTAGTAAGTCATTATTTGTGTAATAGTATGATTGAAGAAAGCTCAAAAGATTATGTTCGAGTTGCAAAGAGCAAGGGATTGAATCAAAATGAAATTTATAAAAATCATATATTTAGAAACTCCTTAATCAGTGTTGTTACTGTAATTGGAATGATTACTATTTATCTTATTACAGGAACTATTGTTATTGAAAATGTTTTTGCTCTACCTGGATTAGGAACTCTTTTAATGGAAGGAATCAATCGAAAAGATTATCCTCTTGTTCAAGGAATAGTTCTATATATAAGTTTTTCTGTTATTTTAATAAATTTTATTATAGATATCATTTATTCTATTATTGATCCAAGAATTAGAAAAGGAGGAGAAAAAAGATGA
- a CDS encoding ABC transporter permease, which yields MNVSKNTNLKVGLSIIGVLFFFMILSIFWTPYNPYLIDELNRLKPPSFTHILGTDQLGRDILSRVMIASQGAFYVGFISVLIGGIIGSFLGTISGYFSNWIDEILSKIVDAFVSIPSILFLLVFITIFGKDLKNTAISIGILNIPTFFRISRSKVMEIKNLPYITWAKIIGVKEIQIIFSHIFPNILSTIIVVGALSFSTAILTEASLSYLGMGANPPEPTWGEIIYRAQEYITTNPFYAFVPGVLISLVAIGFNLLGEGIKEYIKK from the coding sequence ATGAATGTATCTAAAAATACAAATCTAAAAGTTGGTTTATCTATCATTGGTGTTCTTTTCTTTTTTATGATTTTAAGTATATTTTGGACACCTTATAATCCTTATTTAATTGATGAATTAAATAGATTAAAACCACCATCTTTTACTCACATATTAGGAACTGATCAATTGGGAAGAGATATTTTGTCAAGAGTAATGATTGCTTCTCAAGGAGCTTTTTATGTTGGTTTTATTTCTGTTCTTATCGGTGGTATTATCGGAAGTTTTTTAGGTACTATCTCTGGCTATTTTTCAAATTGGATTGATGAAATTCTTTCAAAAATAGTTGATGCGTTTGTATCTATTCCATCTATTTTATTTTTATTAGTTTTTATTACTATATTTGGAAAAGATCTCAAAAATACTGCAATTTCAATTGGTATTTTAAATATCCCAACTTTTTTTAGAATTAGTAGAAGTAAAGTTATGGAAATTAAAAATCTACCATATATAACTTGGGCTAAAATAATTGGTGTTAAAGAAATTCAAATTATTTTTTCTCATATTTTTCCAAATATTCTTTCCACTATAATTGTTGTTGGTGCATTATCTTTCTCAACTGCAATTTTAACAGAAGCTAGCTTAAGTTATTTAGGAATGGGAGCTAATCCTCCTGAACCTACTTGGGGAGAGATTATTTATAGAGCACAAGAATATATTACAACAAATCCATTCTATGCTTTTGTTCCCGGAGTTTTAATAAGCTTAGTTGCTATTGGTTTTAATTTACTTGGTGAAGGTATCAAAGAGTATATAAAGAAATAG
- a CDS encoding ABC transporter ATP-binding protein, whose protein sequence is MVILNVKNLSIEEISKVNRVVVDEISFSLKKSEVLGIVGESGSGKTVTAMSLLNLLSDDLKISKGSICFLNKNLCNVSEKELEEIRGNSFSIVFQNPISSLNPLMKVGKQISEVIKKHQNLDKNQRLNRTFEVLSDVGFKDNFIEIYHKYPHELSGGQGQRIGIAMAIANNPKIIIADEPTTALDKNTQEQILKLLKDIQKKYQTSIILISHDLDIIKNFTDNALIMYFGQIVESGSTHDIFLNPRHHYTKGLLDSLPENFRKGEPIKVMKGGIPNINDNIEGCFFSPRCPEVTENCKKNRIDYILDEKNNKGIRCINPIKEKKL, encoded by the coding sequence ATGGTTATTTTAAATGTTAAAAATCTTTCTATAGAAGAAATTTCTAAAGTTAATAGAGTTGTTGTGGATGAAATCTCATTTTCTTTAAAAAAAAGTGAAGTCTTAGGAATCGTTGGTGAAAGTGGTAGTGGTAAAACTGTTACTGCTATGAGTCTTTTAAATCTATTGTCTGATGATTTAAAAATTTCAAAAGGCTCTATTTGCTTTTTAAATAAAAATCTTTGCAATGTTTCAGAAAAAGAGTTAGAAGAAATTAGAGGTAATAGTTTTTCTATTGTATTTCAAAATCCAATTAGTTCATTAAATCCTTTAATGAAAGTTGGAAAACAAATTTCAGAGGTAATTAAAAAACATCAAAATTTAGATAAAAATCAAAGGCTTAATAGGACTTTTGAAGTTTTATCAGATGTAGGATTTAAAGATAACTTTATAGAAATATATCACAAATATCCCCATGAACTTAGTGGTGGACAAGGTCAAAGAATTGGTATTGCTATGGCTATCGCTAATAATCCAAAGATTATTATTGCTGATGAACCAACAACTGCCTTAGATAAAAATACTCAAGAACAAATTTTAAAACTTTTAAAAGATATTCAAAAAAAATACCAAACTTCTATTATTTTAATTTCTCATGATTTAGATATTATTAAAAATTTTACTGATAATGCTTTAATTATGTATTTTGGACAAATCGTAGAAAGTGGTAGTACACATGATATCTTTTTAAATCCACGCCATCACTATACCAAAGGGCTTTTAGATTCTCTTCCCGAAAACTTCAGAAAAGGAGAACCGATTAAAGTGATGAAAGGTGGAATTCCAAATATAAATGATAATATTGAAGGATGCTTTTTTTCTCCTAGATGTCCTGAAGTTACAGAAAATTGTAAAAAAAATAGAATTGACTACATTTTAGATGAAAAAAATAATAAAGGAATTAGGTGCATAAATCCTATAAAGGAAAAAAAATTATGA
- a CDS encoding ABC transporter ATP-binding protein, whose amino-acid sequence MKNKIIFKIKNLNKKFKNSMILDNVNFDIFEGETLGIVGPSGCGKSTFGKILLLLLSPNSGEIIYKNKNIFDYNKNEILEFRKDVQMVLQDPYLSLNPRKNIKWHLEEPLAVLNYPKNERLKKILSMLELVGLSKDYLDKYPNQLSGGQKQRVLILAALLINPKIIVLDESVSALDISVQAQILNLLVELQQKLNLTYIFISHDLNVVKYMCDRIISFENGKVIDI is encoded by the coding sequence ATGAAAAATAAAATAATTTTTAAAATAAAAAATTTAAATAAAAAGTTTAAAAACTCTATGATTTTGGATAATGTTAATTTTGACATTTTTGAAGGAGAAACACTTGGAATTGTAGGTCCCAGTGGATGTGGAAAAAGTACCTTTGGTAAAATTCTGCTTTTACTTTTATCCCCTAATTCTGGAGAGATTATATATAAAAATAAAAATATATTTGATTATAACAAGAATGAAATTTTAGAATTTCGTAAAGATGTTCAAATGGTTCTACAAGATCCATATCTTTCTCTAAATCCTAGAAAAAATATTAAGTGGCATTTAGAAGAACCACTAGCTGTATTAAATTACCCTAAAAATGAACGACTAAAAAAAATACTTTCTATGTTAGAATTAGTTGGTTTATCAAAAGATTATTTAGATAAATATCCTAACCAATTAAGTGGAGGACAGAAACAACGGGTTCTAATTTTAGCTGCCTTACTTATAAATCCTAAAATTATTGTTTTAGATGAATCTGTTTCCGCTTTAGACATCTCTGTTCAAGCTCAAATTCTAAATCTTTTAGTTGAGCTACAACAAAAATTAAATCTAACATATATTTTTATATCTCATGATTTAAATGTTGTAAAGTATATGTGTGATCGTATTATTTCTTTTGAAAATGGAAAAGTCATAGATATATAA
- a CDS encoding FAD-binding protein, whose amino-acid sequence MKVNRCKLAIFLASLMLMACGEKEKSIIGKGNGFSGEIKVNVITKGDKIENLELVSDNETSHIMSRSFPILKDRILKAQSPIVDSVSGATYTSLGVKRAVAAALKEGGKDFGRITVKTAGPEQPVAYLEPVSTDLVIVGGGPAGLAAAISAKEAGLNNIILIEKLDILSGNGKYDMNFYDLINSEAEKKAGVEDSVEKLIADNTNWMDTPERTRAQAEGASKLDSWLREMGVKLNHYYGKRGHMAEKDAYAGEEVQDGMEAKAKSLGIDIRTGTKGTDLIVEDGTIKGVKVQNGNNFYDIKAKAIVMATGGFSANKELLAKYSPGTEKLQTSNQLGATGDFIPVFEENNMQLANLDELNLFPFIVRTTRDLTGGGDGFMLVNANGERFLNENISKNDRFKAAQTILAQPEGKAFYIYDQALYEASYRLQKHTAKGYHVKADTLEELAQKLGVPADKLIATRDHFNKAIRGEEQDPFRAKPFKREFRTEGPFYGVQVESAVHMTRGGVVANEKTEVLDVEGNVVPGVFAAGEVTNSSAAYSAAVIFGRIAGENAVKFINQQ is encoded by the coding sequence ATGAAAGTAAACAGGTGTAAATTAGCAATTTTTTTAGCAAGTTTAATGTTAATGGCTTGCGGTGAGAAGGAAAAATCTATTATAGGTAAAGGAAATGGATTTTCTGGAGAGATTAAAGTAAATGTAATTACAAAAGGAGATAAGATTGAAAATCTTGAACTAGTTTCAGATAATGAAACTTCACATATAATGTCAAGATCATTTCCAATTTTAAAAGATAGAATCTTGAAAGCTCAATCTCCAATAGTTGATAGTGTATCAGGAGCAACATACACATCTTTAGGAGTTAAAAGAGCAGTAGCCGCAGCATTAAAAGAGGGTGGAAAAGATTTCGGTAGAATAACTGTAAAAACGGCAGGGCCAGAGCAACCAGTGGCATATTTAGAGCCAGTGTCTACAGATTTAGTTATAGTTGGTGGAGGACCAGCAGGTCTTGCAGCAGCAATATCTGCAAAAGAAGCTGGATTAAATAATATAATATTAATTGAAAAATTAGATATATTAAGTGGTAATGGAAAGTATGATATGAATTTCTATGATCTTATTAATTCAGAAGCAGAAAAAAAAGCAGGTGTGGAAGATTCTGTTGAGAAATTAATTGCTGATAATACAAACTGGATGGATACTCCAGAAAGAACTAGAGCTCAAGCAGAAGGAGCTTCAAAATTAGATTCTTGGTTAAGAGAAATGGGAGTAAAATTAAATCATTATTACGGAAAAAGAGGGCATATGGCTGAAAAGGATGCTTATGCTGGAGAAGAAGTACAAGATGGAATGGAAGCAAAAGCTAAGAGTTTAGGTATAGATATAAGAACGGGAACAAAAGGGACAGATTTAATAGTAGAAGATGGAACTATTAAAGGAGTTAAAGTTCAAAATGGAAATAACTTTTATGATATAAAAGCAAAAGCTATTGTAATGGCAACAGGAGGATTTTCGGCAAACAAAGAGTTACTAGCTAAGTACTCTCCAGGAACTGAAAAGTTACAAACTTCAAATCAACTTGGAGCAACAGGAGATTTTATTCCTGTATTTGAAGAGAATAATATGCAACTAGCCAATTTAGATGAACTAAATTTATTCCCATTTATAGTTAGAACTACTAGAGATCTAACAGGTGGTGGAGATGGCTTCATGTTAGTAAACGCAAATGGAGAAAGATTCTTAAACGAGAATATCTCTAAAAATGATAGATTTAAAGCTGCTCAAACAATATTAGCACAACCAGAAGGAAAAGCCTTTTATATATATGATCAAGCTTTATATGAAGCTAGCTATCGTTTACAAAAACATACAGCAAAGGGATATCATGTAAAAGCTGATACTTTAGAAGAGTTAGCACAAAAATTAGGTGTACCAGCAGATAAATTGATAGCTACAAGAGATCACTTTAATAAAGCAATACGTGGGGAAGAGCAAGATCCATTTAGAGCGAAACCATTTAAAAGAGAGTTTAGAACAGAAGGGCCATTCTATGGTGTTCAAGTTGAATCAGCTGTTCATATGACTAGAGGTGGAGTAGTAGCAAATGAAAAAACTGAAGTTTTAGATGTAGAAGGTAATGTAGTTCCAGGAGTATTTGCTGCTGGAGAAGTAACAAATAGTAGCGCTGCATATAGTGCTGCAGTTATATTTGGACGTATTGCAGGAGAAAATGCAGTTAAATTTATAAATCAACAATAA